Part of the Falco biarmicus isolate bFalBia1 chromosome 4, bFalBia1.pri, whole genome shotgun sequence genome, TTTTAGCTCCTTTTACTTCTCCTGCAGTCTACTAGAAGTTGTTTTGCTGGGTGAAGTTCTTCTTTGCTTTGTGTCTTGTCTGTAGCGTCAAACTATTGATGCTATTTTCCTCTATTTCCCCCTTTCTGTGGTGAACGTGTTTATGaagtattgaaataaaacaCCCTGTGTGACCCCAGCAGGGACTGCAAATAATTGTATGCTTACGTGgttgttgcttttaaaataagaacagagTAAGCTTATACTGGACACAGGCTTTTGTCAGGCAGACAGCCTGTTGCTGTGTTCTtgactgttttttcttaaaatgtggGTTGCAGCCTTCCCCTGCGAAAGGTCCAGCATGCAAGGGACATCTATTTACCTCTAATTACTGGCTGTAGCAGCAAGGTTTAGCTGTTGACAGTCCCTGTAGCAATTTCTCATTTCCATCTCTGAGGAACTGAGCAGCTGCTAGCAACAAAAAGGCTTGGGGCTGTTTTGGGGCTGGGGAAGCAAGTAAAGTCCGAGGTGGTGTCAGCATAACTTTCTCCAATGTTTATCTGACTGTGCAACTCCTCTGGGTCCTGCCTGCAAGGCAGCGTAGCAGCCAGGTAGCACATGTGTCAATGCTggattaattttgaaaataatgtcttttgTTTCAGTTGTGTTGATTGGAGACTCTGGAGTTGGGAAGAGTAACCTTCTGTCACGTTTCACAAGAAATGAGTTCAATCTGGAGAGTAAGAGCACCATTGGGGTGGAATTTGCCACCAGGAGCATTCAGGTGGATGGGAAGACGATAAAAGCGCAGATCTGGGATACTGCAGGACAGGAACGATACCGTGCCATTACCTCAGCGTGAGTACTATGTCTTTGCTCAGGCTAACAGCAGAATTTGAGCAGAGATGGTGCAGATAAATTTATGGGTAGAGCATTAACAAAGCATATCTGGGACACAGGACAAAATCATTGCAACAGGCTTCAGTGTAGATCCAAGTCTTAAGATAGCAAATACTTCTGTGTTCCTTGCTTAATATAATGAAAGTAACTTCTAGATTCTAATGATgttattatagaaaaaaaatgacagtttaaataaaaaacttgGGGAAATTCTGAGTCTTGTGATTTGTGGTTTTCCCTGCCCTGCATATGCTGTCTTCATCACACGGAATGAATGTCATTGGTACTGTTTGGCATCAGGTGTTAGTCTCTGCATGGTAACTTACTGCAACACCTGTGGCTTCTGGTCTTCGTTGCCCCCTCGGTCTCGAGACTGAGGGTATTTTTAGGACAGTCTGCAGCCACAAACTCCCTTGAAATCTCAATGACTTTGAATTAGTCACAGCCCTGAAAATTAGGTCCAGGAGTGCATGCTGAATAACCAGGGAGTAGGAAGGCAACTCTGATAATGCTGAGGCTGCAGCATTAGGTACACCTGTATTTAGAACAGTGGTGCATGGCACCTTGTTAATCCAGACTGTTTTAAGATGTAACCTCTGGGTGTATCTGTTTCTGTGCAGGTAGTAGGCAAAAGTACttcttagaggaaaaaaaaaaaaaaaaaaggaagccttGTTGTAGGCCTAGTTATCCAGGGCATATTCTGATAGGcaagttgaaatattttaatgttacaGATGTATATCTGTTTTGAAAGGTACCAGCTTGTTTCTGAATCATGCACAGATTGAGCCATTTGTATTAAACTCAAGGTAAGGGGAACTTTTTCCTTGAGGTGAAATAGAGTATTGCAGAAtagatgggagaaaaaaagaggagcgTGGAGCCCAAAGGGATTATCTATAGggaagaaatgtaaaagcaaagtAGTGTAGAAGCGGAGGTAAGTGCCAATTTCAAATTGCTTGTTTCTTATAATTTTTAGTGTGTTttccagaaactttttttttcttgatgacCCTTAAATTGTTCTTACTGCTGTAAACACGCAGCAGAAAAACTGCTGGCTGAGCCTGGTTTAGCAACAGACTTGGCCGATGAGAATCGGGGATCTGCAGCCCTGTGATCCTGCCTCTCCTTCGTGCTGGCACCGGCTCTTGCTTGACGCGTTGCTGGGCCAGTTCAGCTTGCTAAGCCAGCAGAACACTAACCAGCAGTAAAAAGTGAATGTTTTCTGCTGACTTGGTGCCCCAGATTGGTTCAACAACATGTCAGACAGGTGCTggtggagcagaggggaaacGGTGGGATTGTGTGGGAGAGATGGACGTTCCGGGGCTGCTGATGGGCAACGGCTTATGCTGGCCTCAGCCCTTGGCTTGAGTGGAAATGAGCCTGAACCTGCCCCGAGGGAGCACACTCCGTTCTCATATTATGTGCTTGTGGATGTCAATATAGCCCAGAGTTCCCcctctttaatttttaagaggGACAGGAGGTATTTGAAAGATCAGCAATGAATACCGACATTTTACTAAAAACTGGTTCCCTAGTAGAAAGGTAAGTTGTAACTTCACAGAAACCTTCTGAAGTGCATTGTGAGTTTTCTTGCACGCCGTTTTAGCAGACGAAGAATGTCATGGCTTCCGCAGtctcttcagcattttcttaCATACATTGGAATTTTTTAGgaatgccattaaaaaaacccagcatttgGAACTGGGGTTTAGGCTTAAactcccaccccccccgccccaacaACAACAGTATTTGCATCAGCACAACTTTTCCCGACCTGGGGGaatgtttttaactttttagtAGTAACCATTAGAAACAAGTTGGATTCCAGGTTTGTTGGTGTAACTTGGAGAGCTCTCTGTAAAGGAATGTGCCTTGTGATTTCAGATATTACCGCGGTGCTGTTGGGGCTCTTCTTGTCTATGACATTGCCAAACATCTCACCTATGAGAATGTGGAGCGCTGGCTAAAGGAGCTTAGAGATCACGCAGACAACAATATTGTCATCATGCTGGTGGGTAACAAGAGTGACCTGCGCCATCTGAGAGCTGTGCCCACGGATGAGGCTCGGGCTTTTGCAGGTTTGTAGACAGTGTGTTCTGGCTTGGTGCTTTCTGAACTTGATGATGTTGGTGCAAGCTGTAGTCACGCTGTTGTTGTCCAGGACTGAGCCTTCCCCTCACGTTTTATTTTTGATcctaaaaaaagcatttaagtttttttaaaaactaaaatatctTGGCTTACTAGATAGcatgtgtgggttttggttttgttttttctttttttttttttttttaatctagtgGTGGTACATGTTTTTGAAACGCTGTTCTTGAGTTGGCTGATAGCTGAAGATTAAACATTTCCTCTAGCCAGGCTAGAAACAGTAAGCAACGTTTAGAAGAGAAAATTAGAGGCCTAGTTCTACTGAGCATGTATCAATGTGGACGCTGCAGATGAATACTGAACCTTCTCTTACATGGTGTAGTTTCTGCTCCAGAGCACTGATGTATATAGTAGTGTCTTCtagtttcatttaaatgtttcatttaatgTTTCATTAACTTCTCATTTCATTTAAGTTTCATAAAATCATCAGTCTCGGAGATTATCAGTTGCGGGGAGAAATCAAGTGGGCTATGtgagctgctgccactgcaTGAGTTGTCCCTCTTCCTTATCTTGCAGAGCACTGGTCAGATACTCTTGTCCTTACAGGCCTAGGGACACTCAGCTTGCTTTTGTGTGGCCGTCAAGCTTGGAGGTGGAATTTAAATGTATAGCCTTTAAAATCCTTCTGGGAATATTACTAGGGCTTGCTTaaacttgttttctgaagtttgcTAGTAAGCAAGTACCCTGTGGTTAGTAAAACCACTTTAAACTTTCAGGTGAATGAGAAGTGAAGTCTATGTAAGAGGAGCAAAACAAGTTAGTAGGCACCCTGTAGAGTGTATTACTTTGGTCACTTTgttcagcatcttttttttttttctgcccttgaCTTCCTACTAAGGCTGTTTTACATAGCTAGTGATGGTACAGGTGTTGCTGTTTAAGCTCTGTGACTGAAATTTGCCTGTATCTGGGCAGGTGGTATGATACTATTCTAGGCGTGATGTTTGGGTGTTCCTCAcagtcctcttttttttttttttttttgtaataaaaaaccCTCTTGCACTgtaagaggaaagaagaaaacagactgtATTACTAGGAGCTTTATTGTAATTTGGAGGTAGGGTCTGGTTAGGAAAGTGTAGGTCTGTGTATGTTTTGGGGGTTGCAGAGGAGAATTGTGACTCCTGTTGCGGCCAACATGCCTTTGCCTGTGCTCTTGCTCAAGGTACTTCTAGGTGTGATCTGGAGCCAAATGAGACTAATATTGTGTTGCTTGACTGAGCAAGGGCTGTGGAGAGGAAAATGTTCTCACACTATGGAAAGGCAGCGGTCAGTGGTGACGCTGCCAAAGCGCTAGAGGCTAAATAAATGGTGCACCAAGTTGTTCCTagtgtaacaggaaaaaaaataattaaaagagaTCGTTCCCTGGCTGATTTGGCCTAAAAATAAGGTGAAACcctcaaaagtaaaaaaaataataataaagtgcTATTAAAGCTTTTAACTGAACCACTTGTtatttattccagaaaaaaataacttatcTTTTATTGAAACTTCTGCCCTGGATTCAACAAACGTAGAAGAAGCCTTCAAGAACATCCTTACAGGTATGGTTTGTTATGGATTCAGAGGACCTCCTGGGGTAGTGCATCATCATTGTGGGCACGTTTTGCAGTTATCTAGAACGTGTTGGAAATGATGTTTAGTTTGCCAGCCTTCTAACCTTACCTGTGTGTTCTGCCTCCCATCCACTTTTCTGCCCAAGAATCTGGAGGTTTCTAGTCTCTTGATGGTCCATAAAAATCAAACTATTGCAATAGCACTGTTGTAAAGGTGCTGGTTGTTCTGTGCCTGTGTAAAATCTAGGCGGTGAAGCCACAGCCATGCTAGGAAGGAAGTTAAATGCTCCAGGTTGTTCTCTTGCACCAAAGCAGACTGGTACGTAGTATTTTTGTTCTCAGCTGATGGTACAGGTTGTAGTTGACTGTGCAGCAACAGCATAGCTGCATGTAGGTTGCCTTCTGGGAATGTTCCTGAAGAGTCCCAGGAATTGTCTAAGAACATGATAGTGGTCACGGGCCAAAGTGAGGCCAAGTCTTATGATTTCCACTGCCCAAGAATGTTCCTCGGCGTGTGTAACTGCTGTAGGTGTGGCTACTCAGTGCACAGTGTCTGGTTGCAGCTTCAGACTTGCTGTATGTGTGGGACTGCTACGTGGCTTGTGCAGTAGGTCCACTGCACATAGTATCTGAGAGATTCCAGGTAGTAGTACTCTACtacttgctttcttcctctttcagaCTGGGGCTTAGAATTTCCGTTCCTTAAGGTCGAGCAGTTGCCTGCATATATTTTCTTGGCCCTGGAGTAAGGGAGCACCCTACTGCACATGAGGCCTAGGATTCACCAGTAAAGCTTTATTGGTGTAGGTACACCAGCAGTAGAAGTGGGAAGCACACAGAGCAAGAGAGATGCTCTAAAATAAGTACTGCTCATCTCTGTGTTGTTACTTCAGTTGGGGTAGGTAATTGTTACCGAACTTGGAGTCTGGCCTAATCTTACTCTAATTTTAGTTAGACTTTAGTTTGTGTGAGTGTGTCAGCACCGTATGCTTTAGCATTTTGTGTTCCAGAGGATGTATTATTCTTGCACCAGGCTGAGGTGACTCCGCATTTGGGTAGCTCTGTGCCTGAGTTAATCTTCGGAAGCAGGGCCCTGGGAAGCATGGGGCTCTTAGACCCATGGGTGTTGCAAGGAAACCAGCATGGGCCTGCAGGACTGCTGAACTGGAGCTAACAAACCCTGATAAACCTGAGCATCTCTGCTTTCAGAGACCCTGCCTTCCACTCCATGTTCTGTGATAGTCATATCTCAAAATACTCCTTGAGGCCACAGGGAAGCTGATGTTTCAGAGCAGTTTTCCACTCCAAAAATGAAGTAACTGACAAAGAACCCTTAAAAATCATATCTAAATACAAAGAGGGCTATCAAACATTGGGTATTGGATTACTGCATGAGATCTGAATTTTGCCCTAAAGAGGGGAAAATGCCATATAATTTGTCAGGATGTTTGTTCTGTCTCTCAAAAAGCACTTTAAGATCTGTACCGTGAGCATGAAGAGTTGGAAAGATCCAATTCCTGACTGTTGCTTACTGTAGCTGAATTCTATACTGATAAACTGTCTCCTGTACGCTGTTTTGTAAAGTTACGCCTGATTTGCATGTTCCACAACATCTCAAGATGAGCATTTTCTGAGCTTTATTGTGGCCAGATACTGATT contains:
- the RAB11B gene encoding ras-related protein Rab-11B — encoded protein: MGTRDDEYDYLFKVVLIGDSGVGKSNLLSRFTRNEFNLESKSTIGVEFATRSIQVDGKTIKAQIWDTAGQERYRAITSAYYRGAVGALLVYDIAKHLTYENVERWLKELRDHADNNIVIMLVGNKSDLRHLRAVPTDEARAFAEKNNLSFIETSALDSTNVEEAFKNILTEIYRIVSQKQIADRSAHDESPGNNVVDISVPPTTDGQKSNKLQCCQNL